Within Cyprinus carpio isolate SPL01 chromosome A11, ASM1834038v1, whole genome shotgun sequence, the genomic segment CTTCCACATTTCTGGAAACCGTGAGGCCTACTTTCCTCCCCACctttgattttataatttgacagactgataaacaaaagatttctgtAGTCTGTTCAAAGCAAATGGTCTTTTGTTTGAAGGCAGAAGCTAATATCCCACCGAATAAAACATGGAAGGGATCAGACATAATTTTGCTTATAGACAACATCTTTTTAGCATATGCATCTTGAAAACTTAGCTCAAGTGTTTGGCCCACAATTTTTGAACAAATACGTAACAGTCTAGCCAGTCGAGCTTTAGGTTGAACAGAGAGAGCTGTACCATGCACCGATGCTATACTGTAAAACACTCTGTATTACAGATTGATAAAATAACAGCAGGATCTTATTATTTGTTCCAAATGACCTTGCTCTCCTCAAGAAATAAACATGTTGCTGTACCTTACTTTAAACACAGTATCAAACGGGGGGGTTTCAAGACACGTTTttaagacttaaagggatactccaccccaaaatgtaaattttgtcatcaattacttaacctcatgtcgttccaaacccgtaaaagctttgttcgtcttcagagcacaatttaagatattttggatgaaaaacagaAGAGGTgggtgactgtcccatagactgccaagtaagttacactgtcaaggtcctgaaaagtatgaaaagcatcatcagaatagtccatctgccatcagtagttcaaccgtaatgttatgaagcaacgagaatactttttgaataaagtcattatttttgttttcttcacgtacagaaagtattctcgtcacttcataacgtcacggttgaaccactgatggcagatggactattctgaagataactttcatacttttctggaccttgacagtgcaatgTACTTGGCAGTCAGTAGgaaagtcacaagcctcccagttttcatccaaaatatcttaaattgcgttctgaagatgaacgaagcttttacgggtttggaacaacatgggtgtaactgattaatgacagaattttcatttcaggggGGAATAACCCTTTACGTCTTTAGTACGCCTCTGTAAGGAGAAAATGCTCAGAAATGGTGTTAACTGATGAATTTGCACATGGTAAACTCCAACAGGGggttttaacaataacaacattggtGTATACAGCATATTCAGTTACCAAAAGctctatatactgtacatcacTATTAGGATTAGTTCTTAGATTTCTCAATTACAATTAAgtgatgatgtgttttttttttttatctgtcctttttcatctttaatttttcCAGCCCAACTCCTACCATTGATTGGTTTAAAAGAGGAGCAGACCTCCCATCCACAAAAGTCAAGATTGAGAATTTCAGTAAAACTTTACGCATCTTCAATGTGTCCGAGGAGGACTCTGGCGACTACACCTGCATGGCCAGCAACAAGATTGGCAGTATTCGCCATTCCGTTGAAGTCCAGGTCAAAGGTGAGCCGTAGAGAAAAGACACATGATGCGTCTTGTTAATGAGATACGTGCTGTTTCTTTTATCCTAATTTTAAGATTTCTTAATTGCTCTGTACAGCTGCTCCCTATTGGCTAGATAAGCCCACCAATCTGGTGCTTGCCCCTGAAGAGAATGGACGATTAGTGTGTCGTGCCAGAGGGAACCCTAAACCCACTATCCAATGGCTGGTGGATGGGGAACCTATCGAAAGTGAGTACTGAAACTGAGAACTGTTGCTTTTATGACTTTAACAGACTTCATCATAACACAATGGAGTAATGCATATGTTTTTCTGCTCTTTGTGTAACTTCAGGTTCAGTGCCAAACCCAAACCGGCAAGTTCTTGGTGACACCATCCTGTTCCATTCAGTCCATATCGGCAGCAGCTCTGTTTACCAATGTAACGCCTCCAATGAGCATGGTTATCTACTGGCCAATGCTTTTGTCAACATCCTGGGTAAGAAATGATAAAGAGTCAGTCATTCAGAATATTCAGAGAGGTCACAAGATTGTGATATGTTAGTGTTGTTTTCTTCCTAGACTTGGCACCACGGATGCTAGGTCCAAAAAACCAGCTGATCAAAGTCATTGAAAACAACAGGACCTTCCTTGACTGCCCTTTCTTTGGCTCACCGTTCCCTTTACTGCGCTGGTGAGCTTATGTTTCATTGTTTGAAAAGATACACTGacgttcaaaaatttggggtctataagatttttaaaatgttttcaaagaatgctgcatttatttgatcaaaaaatacagtaaccgcagtattatgaaaaattattacagtttcaaataactgttttccatttgaatatattttaaaatgtaatttattgctgtgatggtatgctgatttgctgctcaagaaacatttcttattatcaatgttgagaacagatTTGCtcctttatatttttgtggaaactgatatttttcGTTGCCTTCACTGTCacgtttgattaatttaatgcatctttactgaaaaaaatattaatttcttctttttaaaaaaagctcaCTGACCCTAACTATTGGGTTTTAGAAtacaaattacacaaatataatgTACATGTGTGTTTAGGTTTAAGAATGGCCTAGGCAGTGGTCTGGATGGTGGTCAGTACAAGGTGTATCACAACGGTACTTTGGAGATTAAACAAGCCCGGCCAGAAGACCAAGGCACCTACACTTGTGTTGCCAGTAACATTCTGGGCAAGATGGAGAATCAGGTGCGCCTGGAGGTTAAAGGTAAGACCAGAAGCATTAATCTCTAAATCTGTCTTGATTTACTTGTATATTCACAAGCTaacttttgaatattttgaagaaagcaCATTACATTATTGTTCATGAATGCCTTCATTTACTCTCTGTGTTTGTGCTTCATTTCAGAGCCCACAAGAATAGTGCGGGCACCTGAACATGTCACACAACCCAAAGGAAGCATGGTTCGCTTTCATTGTCGAGTTAAACATGATCCTTCCCTTCCTGCTACGGTCACATGGCTAAAAGATGACAAGCCTCTAAGCTTTAGCTGGATGTAATGTCATGTAACAATACCTACACAATATAATCATAATTAGATTGTGCACTATTTTTCTATGTATAACAAATACACTCACAATAACCcctcttaaattaaaaaataagctattaacatcttttaaatatatattttaagtgtttttgctcAGCAcggtttcatttatttgattaaaaaatcagtaaaaactgtaatattttaaaatataattactatttaaaagagctgttttcagctttttaatatatattttaaaaatgtaatctattgatgatttttcagaaattataatatgctgatttagcgctcaagaagcatttcttattatcaacatGAAAACAATTCTGTTGcctaatattttgtggaaaatgtgataatttttttttcaggattctttgatgaatagaaggttcaaaagaatagcatttatttgtaatattttttgtaacaatctaaaagtctttattgtcactattgtttaatttaatgcacccttgctaaattaaagtattaatttctttaaaaaaaaaaaactttttgaatggcACTATGTGTCCTGTATTTATTGTCTAATTTCTGTATGTTTTAGTGGCCGTTTCAAAAAGGATGAGGAGTCCTTAACTATTCACAATGTCAATCCAGAAGATGGAGGAACCTACACATGCACTGCCAAAACTGAGATAGATGAGGACTCTGCCTCAGCTCGCCTTACAGTTACAGGTacgcacacattcacatacaccgTACAATAGATGTAGGTCTTCCTTTATGCACCTTTTTTTATAttgctaaattattttaattttacttaagattctaattgaatattaaaaataaaaccataaaaaaaaaaccataacaaaaaacacatcatgaaaaataaatgcattaattcaaAATGTACTAATCCTATAATACCATTAAATCTCATCTGCCTCAAATCAATAGTGTttgtcttttattatatttatctacTAATAGCCACACTAAcccttgacctctgacctttgacctttaccTCATAGAGGATGACATCTCATCTGCCTCAAATCATAGTGCCTCTGCAGGTATTATTTCTAATGTCCAATTAAAGCCGCTAACAATcagtctctgtttttttttaattcttactCTCAACATCTGAGAATAATTCGTACTCGTATAACTTAACATGGTTAATTAGTATGTTGTTCTCTTCTAGGTCGACCAGACCCCCCTCAGGATCTTGAGCTCTCGGACCCCTCAGCACGTAGTGTTAGACTCACCTGGGTGCCTGGGAATGAAAACAACAGTCCTGTTACACGTGAGTTTAGAGTATAGGTTCGTCACTGACCAGTCAAGTAAATATGACTAATTACATTTTATCTTTGACTCACACACTTTTGAGTTTCCTTATCTGTGTAGGGCTGATATGTCTACCTCTTTCATTTTATTGACCAGTACCAggaatttatactttttttttttaacagatattGCAATTTTCCAACTCTGACTTATTGCGTTACTACAGATTTCCTTGTCCAGTTTGAAGAGGACAGGTGGGAGCCGGGGAAGTGGCAGAACCTGTCTATATTTGATGGCGACCTAAACTCAGTTAACCTGCAACTGTCACCATTTGTCAACTACCAGTTCAGAGTGATTGCGATCAATGCTGTTGGCCAGAGTCAACCCAGCCTGGCCTCTGCACGCTATCAGACCAGCGGAGCCTGTAAGAGATCAGCTATATCCAGAAGCCCTGACTGAAATGTGTTAGAAAGTGTGTTTAAACAGAAATGTATACTGATTTGTTTCAGCTCCTGATGTTGTGCCAAGTGGTCTTAAAGGCTGGGGAAGCAAGAAGAACAACATGGAGATCACATGGCAGGTAAAATGAACCATGTTTACTGAAATGCTTTGAAAAAGCAGACAGTTAGTGACCTAATCTATCTGTACATTTCACAGGCACTTAAGAACACAGAAAGGAATGGGCCAAACCTGCGATATGTAGTCTCATGGAGAAGGAAAGACACTGAGGAAGAGTGGGATAGCATAACCACAACCAGAACGAAGCACATTATTCATAATACAGACACTTATGTCCCATATGAGATCAAAATACAGGCTGTCAATGACTTTGGACACAGCCCAGAGTCAAACATAGTTATTGGTTATTCTGGGGAAGACAGTGAGTactaatattacatatttaatgacACTTTTATAGTCTTAAACATCTTTTCTGGTTTGTTTTGTACTCATACTAATTTTCCCATCAGAACCATCTGCTGCACCAACAGAACTCAGGGTGTCGAAGATCAACAGCACCAAAGTAAATCTTCAATGGGTGCCTGTGGACCCCAGCACTGTGAACGGAGAGTTTAAAGAGTACAAGCAGATATACCAAACACCAGACTACatccacacaaaaaaactaaaaatttgccACCATTGTAATTCAGTATTCATATCATATTCTCAGTTGTACTTCTGGCGGGAGGCCAGCCTCATAAAGGGCCTGAAAGTGAACAAGACAAAGTTGCATAAAGGTTTCTTCACCACTGCAGAACATCCCTCTGGCATCCTGACAGAGCTTTTTCCATATAGCAAATACAAGATGTACATGGTGGTGGCTAATAAAGAATATGAGGGACCACAAAGCAACACTGTGGAGTTCTACACCAAGGAGGGAGGTAGGATTTGTCATATTATGCTTTAGTGGTGTAGCATTAGTTACGATCAGACATCAAGTATGAAATGTTTATATTCAAAAGCAGAATATGAATAGCTTTCACAATCCTTTCATAGAGCCAGGGGCTCCAAAGTACTTTAGGATTCAAAGGCACACAGACGTGGTTCACCTGAAGTGGGACAAGCCCCTGGAGCCAAATGGTCTCCTGATTGGATACACTCTACAATACCATACAGGTGAGCTCACCATACACAAAGAAGAACCTCAAAATGAGTGTATAAACATACAGAAAGCAAAAAGTTTGATGCCAAGTTTAGCTTAGGGATAACAGCCATGCTAACAGCCattcagaacacactagcaaacaaatagcaacacactaaaatcCTAGTAAATGCACAGCAACACACTAATGGTTCAAGTGCTCCTGTGAAGTCGTATTTACGAGTTttgaagtcataattatgatggCAAGTGAAATCAAATCACTTTGGTTGGAGCAAGATGGCAATATaccttttctacaaaaaatacaaaagatttttaactctgctttttcaaaattaataaggAATGTGCATCAggagtgtttttttatgttttcattcagtttatgAAGAAACAGACAatgaataacaaataatttttctcacaataatgaataataataaataattttgttttgtttcccacttaactgaactggatgatgacatcactgaatcatcaatgaactgactttagctggaaaaacgactctttgttattgtctttGTTATtttcctgtaaagctgctttgacacaatcagtattgtataaagcgctatacaaataaaaatcaactcaataaaaaaatataatcaataacaCATGACCTAAACTAAccaacaaaaaatcaaaataaaaaaaatattacctacATGACTCCAACTAACCAATACAAAACCAAAATACAATCTTTCCAACATGAATGGAATGCACCATAAGCACTTAAACTTAAACAACTGAATTTTGCACAGTGCAAGCACCTCTCAAATTTTCTtcataaagtataaaaaaatccAGCATATTTATTAATTCCGTTCTGCTTGTGCGATTCCAGTGAACGGGACGCAGGTGGGAGAGAGGAAGGTCAAGAGTTTTCCAGCCAACGTGACAGAGTACATCATGAATCTGCCTAACCGCTTCACGCGGTTCAAGTTCTACCTTGCAGCTCGCACACAGGTCGGAGCAGGAGAAGTGTACGCTGTGGAGTCACCGCATTTCACTAATGAAGGTCAGCAAGCGAGCTGTCTCACTCTGTTGCTGTGAGCTGTTAGTGAATCTGAGAGCAGAATCATTGGGTGTTCCTGTCTGTGCTCCACTCCGTCGTTCTCTTTCCTTCTAACAATACTTTTCTGTCTCCTTCAGTTCACACTGTTGTTTCCTGATGCTTTGTGGTGTCTTTAACttaagtctgtttctctcttaacTGCTTGAtttcttctttgtcttctttgACTTGCTCTCACCTGTCTCCCCTCTTCTCCTTCTGTCTTTCCTGTGGTGTTGACTGAAGGCACCCCAGATACTGACTCTACAGTTGTAGGTAATGGGGGAATGgactgcctgcctgcctgcctgcgtATCTCTTGCCCTGCTCTGTCTCTGCTGCAgcctctgtctgtctttttctcaaATTCTGTCTGTCTACTTTAAATATGTAACAGTGCAGCTGAGTACTTTAACTCAAGCCCACACTTGAGAttcctacactgaaaaaaaactgGTGTAGAAACAGTTTTGACTCagaaagtaaatttaaaaaataattgcatagaATGAGCAggtaacactttaaattaaacctgaaattttgaaatatacaGAGTGAAACAGTATTAAATGTActcaaatgttatttgttttgaccgcatttaaattttttttttttacagtgtagccaGTAACAAATaaccacatactgtatttat encodes:
- the nfasca gene encoding neurofascin homolog (chicken) a isoform X1, whose protein sequence is MWTQERWAALAVLSIILLLSKVVAPIEVPLDPKIQEELKQPPTIVKQSLKDYIVDPRDNIIIECEAKGKPVPTFQWRRNGKFFNVGKDPRVIMRSRSGTLEIRSSGKSEDYEGEYQCLATNEFGTAISNKILLRVSKSPLWPKEVLEPVVVREGESLVLPCNPPPGLPPPETFWMDSFIMPIPQDKRVSMGLNGDLFFSNVLAKDATTDYSCTARFEFTHTIQQKNPYTLKVTTKEPYNDTFLNSTDLYGARNIPETQPTFLSPKGLSSSKIVLRGEQLLLECIAAGVPTPTIDWFKRGADLPSTKVKIENFSKTLRIFNVSEEDSGDYTCMASNKIGSIRHSVEVQVKAAPYWLDKPTNLVLAPEENGRLVCRARGNPKPTIQWLVDGEPIESSVPNPNRQVLGDTILFHSVHIGSSSVYQCNASNEHGYLLANAFVNILDLAPRMLGPKNQLIKVIENNRTFLDCPFFGSPFPLLRWFKNGLGSGLDGGQYKVYHNGTLEIKQARPEDQGTYTCVASNILGKMENQVRLEVKEPTRIVRAPEHVTQPKGSMVRFHCRVKHDPSLPATVTWLKDDKPLSFSWIGRFKKDEESLTIHNVNPEDGGTYTCTAKTEIDEDSASARLTVTEDDISSASNHSASAGRPDPPQDLELSDPSARSVRLTWVPGNENNSPVTHFLVQFEEDRWEPGKWQNLSIFDGDLNSVNLQLSPFVNYQFRVIAINAVGQSQPSLASARYQTSGASPDVVPSGLKGWGSKKNNMEITWQALKNTERNGPNLRYVVSWRRKDTEEEWDSITTTRTKHIIHNTDTYVPYEIKIQAVNDFGHSPESNIVIGYSGEDKPSAAPTELRVSKINSTKVNLQWVPVDPSTVNGEFKEYKLYFWREASLIKGLKVNKTKLHKGFFTTAEHPSGILTELFPYSKYKMYMVVANKEYEGPQSNTVEFYTKEGEPGAPKYFRIQRHTDVVHLKWDKPLEPNGLLIGYTLQYHTVNGTQVGERKVKSFPANVTEYIMNLPNRFTRFKFYLAARTQVGAGEVYAVESPHFTNEGTPDTDSTVVAVNFTDGLMFETPPPPTPLSTDPIPTILTPEPATPAPTTAAPPKPTTTTTTTTTTTTTTTTTTTTTTTTTTASTTILPVRPMSPKTVDWKMLVPNVKIWNLTVDANNDYANVSWKHNFSVDSSEFVLEFTLDSNGSMKSIQVNHQPPIKLAGLVAGAKYRLRVYSHEHNSISSDYVTFETGRAYKEQEDIATQGWFIGLMCAIALLVLILLIVCFIKRSRGGKYPVTEKKDLSLDAVDHKDQDGSFDYHSDEDNKPLQGSQTSLDGNVKESDDSLVDYGEGGDGQFNEDGSFIGQYTVKKDKEETEGNESSEATSPVNVIYSLA
- the nfasca gene encoding neurofascin homolog (chicken) a isoform X20 gives rise to the protein MWTQERWAALAVLSIILLLSKVVAPIEVPLDLKQPPTIVKQSLKDYIVDPRDNIIIECEAKGKPVPTFQWRRNGKFFNVGKDPRVIMRSRSGTLEIRSSGKSEDYEGEYQCLATNEFGTAISNKILLRVSKSPLWPKEVLEPVVVREGESLVLPCNPPPGLPPPETFWMDSFIMPIPQDKRVSMGLNGDLFFSNVLAKDATTDYSCTARFEFTHTIQQKNPYTLKVTTTRNIPETQPTFLSPKGLSSSKIVLRGEQLLLECIAAGVPTPTIDWFKRGADLPSTKVKIENFSKTLRIFNVSEEDSGDYTCMASNKIGSIRHSVEVQVKAAPYWLDKPTNLVLAPEENGRLVCRARGNPKPTIQWLVDGEPIESSVPNPNRQVLGDTILFHSVHIGSSSVYQCNASNEHGYLLANAFVNILDLAPRMLGPKNQLIKVIENNRTFLDCPFFGSPFPLLRWFKNGLGSGLDGGQYKVYHNGTLEIKQARPEDQGTYTCVASNILGKMENQVRLEVKEPTRIVRAPEHVTQPKGSMVRFHCRVKHDPSLPATVTWLKDDKPLSFSWIGRFKKDEESLTIHNVNPEDGGTYTCTAKTEIDEDSASARLTVTGRPDPPQDLELSDPSARSVRLTWVPGNENNSPVTHFLVQFEEDRWEPGKWQNLSIFDGDLNSVNLQLSPFVNYQFRVIAINAVGQSQPSLASARYQTSGASPDVVPSGLKGWGSKKNNMEITWQALKNTERNGPNLRYVVSWRRKDTEEEWDSITTTRTKHIIHNTDTYVPYEIKIQAVNDFGHSPESNIVIGYSGEDKPSAAPTELRVSKINSTKVNLQWVPVDPSTVNGEFKEYKLYFWREASLIKGLKVNKTKLHKGFFTTAEHPSGILTELFPYSKYKMYMVVANKEYEGPQSNTVEFYTKEGEPGAPKYFRIQRHTDVVHLKWDKPLEPNGLLIGYTLQYHTVNGTQVGERKVKSFPANVTEYIMNLPNRFTRFKFYLAARTQVGAGEVYAVESPHFTNEAYKEQEDIATQGWFIGLMCAIALLVLILLIVCFIKRSRGGKYPVTEKKDLSLDAVDHKDQDGSFDYHSDEDNKPLQGSQTSLDGNVKESDDSLVDYGEGGDGQFNEDGSFIGQYTVKKDKEETEGNESSEATSPVNVIYSLA
- the nfasca gene encoding neurofascin homolog (chicken) a isoform X8 → MWTQERWAALAVLSIILLLSKVVAPIEVPLDLKQPPTIVKQSLKDYIVDPRDNIIIECEAKGKPVPTFQWRRNGKFFNVGKDPRVIMRSRSGTLEIRSSGKSEDYEGEYQCLATNEFGTAISNKILLRVSKSPLWPKEVLEPVVVREGESLVLPCNPPPGLPPPETFWMDSFIMPIPQDKRVSMGLNGDLFFSNVLAKDATTDYSCTARFEFTHTIQQKNPYTLKVTTTRNIPETQPTFLSPKGLSSSKIVLRGEQLLLECIAAGVPTPTIDWFKRGADLPSTKVKIENFSKTLRIFNVSEEDSGDYTCMASNKIGSIRHSVEVQVKAAPYWLDKPTNLVLAPEENGRLVCRARGNPKPTIQWLVDGEPIESSVPNPNRQVLGDTILFHSVHIGSSSVYQCNASNEHGYLLANAFVNILDLAPRMLGPKNQLIKVIENNRTFLDCPFFGSPFPLLRWFKNGLGSGLDGGQYKVYHNGTLEIKQARPEDQGTYTCVASNILGKMENQVRLEVKEPTRIVRAPEHVTQPKGSMVRFHCRVKHDPSLPATVTWLKDDKPLSFSWIGRFKKDEESLTIHNVNPEDGGTYTCTAKTEIDEDSASARLTVTEDDISSASNHSASAGRPDPPQDLELSDPSARSVRLTWVPGNENNSPVTHFLVQFEEDRWEPGKWQNLSIFDGDLNSVNLQLSPFVNYQFRVIAINAVGQSQPSLASARYQTSGASPDVVPSGLKGWGSKKNNMEITWQALKNTERNGPNLRYVVSWRRKDTEEEWDSITTTRTKHIIHNTDTYVPYEIKIQAVNDFGHSPESNIVIGYSGEDKPSAAPTELRVSKINSTKVNLQWVPVDPSTVNGEFKEYKLYFWREASLIKGLKVNKTKLHKGFFTTAEHPSGILTELFPYSKYKMYMVVANKEYEGPQSNTVEFYTKEGEPGAPKYFRIQRHTDVVHLKWDKPLEPNGLLIGYTLQYHTVNGTQVGERKVKSFPANVTEYIMNLPNRFTRFKFYLAARTQVGAGEVYAVESPHFTNEGTPDTDSTVVAVNFTDGLMFETPPPPTPLSTDPIPTILTPEPATPAPTTAAPPKPTTTTTTTTTTTTTTTTTTTTTTTTTTASTTILPVRPMSPKTVDWKMLVPNVKIWNLTVDANNDYANVSWKHNFSVDSSEFVLEFTLDSNGSMKSIQVNHQPPIKLAGLVAGAKYRLRVYSHEHNSISSDYVTFETGRAYKEQEDIATQGWFIGLMCAIALLVLILLIVCFIKRSRGGKYPVTEKKDLSLDAVDHKDQDGSFDYHSDEDNKPLQGSQTSLDGNVKESDDSLVDYGEGGDGQFNEDGSFIGQYTVKKDKEETEGNESSEATSPVNVIYSLA
- the nfasca gene encoding neurofascin homolog (chicken) a isoform X18 — encoded protein: MWTQERWAALAVLSIILLLSKVVAPIEVPLDPKIQEELKQPPTIVKQSLKDYIVDPRDNIIIECEAKGKPVPTFQWRRNGKFFNVGKDPRVIMRSRSGTLEIRSSGKSEDYEGEYQCLATNEFGTAISNKILLRVSKSPLWPKEVLEPVVVREGESLVLPCNPPPGLPPPETFWMDSFIMPIPQDKRVSMGLNGDLFFSNVLAKDATTDYSCTARFEFTHTIQQKNPYTLKVTTKEPYNDTFLNSTDLYGARNIPETQPTFLSPKGLSSSKIVLRGEQLLLECIAAGVPTPTIDWFKRGADLPSTKVKIENFSKTLRIFNVSEEDSGDYTCMASNKIGSIRHSVEVQVKAAPYWLDKPTNLVLAPEENGRLVCRARGNPKPTIQWLVDGEPIESSVPNPNRQVLGDTILFHSVHIGSSSVYQCNASNEHGYLLANAFVNILDLAPRMLGPKNQLIKVIENNRTFLDCPFFGSPFPLLRWFKNGLGSGLDGGQYKVYHNGTLEIKQARPEDQGTYTCVASNILGKMENQVRLEVKEPTRIVRAPEHVTQPKGSMVRFHCRVKHDPSLPATVTWLKDDKPLSFSWIGRFKKDEESLTIHNVNPEDGGTYTCTAKTEIDEDSASARLTVTEDDISSASNHSASAGRPDPPQDLELSDPSARSVRLTWVPGNENNSPVTHFLVQFEEDRWEPGKWQNLSIFDGDLNSVNLQLSPFVNYQFRVIAINAVGQSQPSLASARYQTSGASPDVVPSGLKGWGSKKNNMEITWQALKNTERNGPNLRYVVSWRRKDTEEEWDSITTTRTKHIIHNTDTYVPYEIKIQAVNDFGHSPESNIVIGYSGEDKPSAAPTELRVSKINSTKVNLQWVPVDPSTVNGEFKEYKLYFWREASLIKGLKVNKTKLHKGFFTTAEHPSGILTELFPYSKYKMYMVVANKEYEGPQSNTVEFYTKEGEPGAPKYFRIQRHTDVVHLKWDKPLEPNGLLIGYTLQYHTVNGTQVGERKVKSFPANVTEYIMNLPNRFTRFKFYLAARTQVGAGEVYAVESPHFTNEAYKEQEDIATQGWFIGLMCAIALLVLILLIVCFIKRSRGGKYPVTEKKDLSLDAVDHKDQDGSFDYQS
- the nfasca gene encoding neurofascin homolog (chicken) a isoform X21, translating into MWTQERWAALAVLSIILLLSKVVAPIEVPLDPKIQEELKQPPTIVKQSLKDYIVDPRDNIIIECEAKGKPVPTFQWRRNGKFFNVGKDPRVIMRSRSGTLEIRSSGKSEDYEGEYQCLATNEFGTAISNKILLRVSKSPLWPKEVLEPVVVREGESLVLPCNPPPGLPPPETFWMDSFIMPIPQDKRVSMGLNGDLFFSNVLAKDATTDYSCTARFEFTHTIQQKNPYTLKVTTTRNIPETQPTFLSPKGLSSSKIVLRGEQLLLECIAAGVPTPTIDWFKRGADLPSTKVKIENFSKTLRIFNVSEEDSGDYTCMASNKIGSIRHSVEVQVKAAPYWLDKPTNLVLAPEENGRLVCRARGNPKPTIQWLVDGEPIESSVPNPNRQVLGDTILFHSVHIGSSSVYQCNASNEHGYLLANAFVNILDLAPRMLGPKNQLIKVIENNRTFLDCPFFGSPFPLLRWFKNGLGSGLDGGQYKVYHNGTLEIKQARPEDQGTYTCVASNILGKMENQVRLEVKEPTRIVRAPEHVTQPKGSMVRFHCRVKHDPSLPATVTWLKDDKPLSFSWIGRFKKDEESLTIHNVNPEDGGTYTCTAKTEIDEDSASARLTVTGRPDPPQDLELSDPSARSVRLTWVPGNENNSPVTHFLVQFEEDRWEPGKWQNLSIFDGDLNSVNLQLSPFVNYQFRVIAINAVGQSQPSLASARYQTSGASPDVVPSGLKGWGSKKNNMEITWQALKNTERNGPNLRYVVSWRRKDTEEEWDSITTTRTKHIIHNTDTYVPYEIKIQAVNDFGHSPESNIVIGYSGEDKPSAAPTELRVSKINSTKVNLQWVPVDPSTVNGEFKEYKLYFWREASLIKGLKVNKTKLHKGFFTTAEHPSGILTELFPYSKYKMYMVVANKEYEGPQSNTVEFYTKEGEPGAPKYFRIQRHTDVVHLKWDKPLEPNGLLIGYTLQYHTVNGTQVGERKVKSFPANVTEYIMNLPNRFTRFKFYLAARTQVGAGEVYAVESPHFTNEAYKEQEDIATQGWFIGLMCAIALLVLILLIVCFIKRSRGGKYPVTEKKDLSLDAVDHKDQDGSFDYQ
- the nfasca gene encoding neurofascin homolog (chicken) a isoform X13, encoding MWTQERWAALAVLSIILLLSKVVAPIEVPLDPKIQEELKQPPTIVKQSLKDYIVDPRDNIIIECEAKGKPVPTFQWRRNGKFFNVGKDPRVIMRSRSGTLEIRSSGKSEDYEGEYQCLATNEFGTAISNKILLRVSKSPLWPKEVLEPVVVREGESLVLPCNPPPGLPPPETFWMDSFIMPIPQDKRVSMGLNGDLFFSNVLAKDATTDYSCTARFEFTHTIQQKNPYTLKVTTKEPYNDTFLNSTDLYGARNIPETQPTFLSPKGLSSSKIVLRGEQLLLECIAAGVPTPTIDWFKRGADLPSTKVKIENFSKTLRIFNVSEEDSGDYTCMASNKIGSIRHSVEVQVKAAPYWLDKPTNLVLAPEENGRLVCRARGNPKPTIQWLVDGEPIESSVPNPNRQVLGDTILFHSVHIGSSSVYQCNASNEHGYLLANAFVNILDLAPRMLGPKNQLIKVIENNRTFLDCPFFGSPFPLLRWFKNGLGSGLDGGQYKVYHNGTLEIKQARPEDQGTYTCVASNILGKMENQVRLEVKEPTRIVRAPEHVTQPKGSMVRFHCRVKHDPSLPATVTWLKDDKPLSFSWIGRFKKDEESLTIHNVNPEDGGTYTCTAKTEIDEDSASARLTVTEDDISSASNHSASAGRPDPPQDLELSDPSARSVRLTWVPGNENNSPVTHFLVQFEEDRWEPGKWQNLSIFDGDLNSVNLQLSPFVNYQFRVIAINAVGQSQPSLASARYQTSGASPDVVPSGLKGWGSKKNNMEITWQALKNTERNGPNLRYVVSWRRKDTEEEWDSITTTRTKHIIHNTDTYVPYEIKIQAVNDFGHSPESNIVIGYSGEDKPSAAPTELRVSKINSTKVNLQWVPVDPSTVNGEFKEYKLYFWREASLIKGLKVNKTKLHKGFFTTAEHPSGILTELFPYSKYKMYMVVANKEYEGPQSNTVEFYTKEGEPGAPKYFRIQRHTDVVHLKWDKPLEPNGLLIGYTLQYHTVNGTQVGERKVKSFPANVTEYIMNLPNRFTRFKFYLAARTQVGAGEVYAVESPHFTNEGNGSMKSIQVNHQPPIKLAGLVAGAKYRLRVYSHEHNSISSDYVTFETGRAYKEQEDIATQGWFIGLMCAIALLVLILLIVCFIKRSRGGKYPVTEKKDLSLDAVDHKDQDGSFDYHSDEDNKPLQGSQTSLDGNVKESDDSLVDYGEGGDGQFNEDGSFIGQYTVKKDKEETEGNESSEATSPVNVIYSLA